One genomic window of Phycisphaerales bacterium AB-hyl4 includes the following:
- a CDS encoding tyrosine-type recombinase/integrase, with amino-acid sequence MDEIGPLADRFPRNGRTVAFADGRLHSFRHFFCSIAFRSGVEETTIMEWLGHHSSQVTAIYRHLGDRTARERIDRIRFVESMLQRSDVQESQ; translated from the coding sequence GTGGATGAGATCGGGCCGCTGGCGGACCGGTTTCCGCGGAACGGCCGGACCGTGGCGTTCGCAGATGGCCGTCTGCACTCGTTTCGCCATTTTTTCTGCTCGATCGCCTTTCGCAGCGGCGTCGAAGAAACGACAATCATGGAATGGCTCGGGCACCACAGCAGCCAGGTGACCGCCATCTACCGGCACCTGGGCGACCGGACCGCCCGGGAACGGATCGATCGAATTCGGTTTGTTGAAAGCATGTTGCAGCGTAGCGACGTGCAGGAATCCCAGTAA
- a CDS encoding recombinase family protein, with protein MTTNTTLMLLVVGMAARINRPKRGAIYARHSTGFQKSVPDQVRECLAWAQANGITVAEDMIFRDEGISGRSDKRPGLEALITALEQNQVDVVIVLQTNRLYRKLYAILRFVAEQIVDCKKRLVFVSQAIDTDEDGERWEYLLPVLGLIDSLRSKMSKANIQSAHKGLHKSRRQWGTRTFGYRGRPVEGVMTNRGRPAQTWAIDETESQWVRRIYDWFVRHELSVEEIARRLNRELAPLSPKCVTGQWTRQAVMGVLKNPRYVGRWPYGAEETIWQNRASYGRQVAREMPLDLQVFDDLRLIDDATWAAALQHWYAAHDQPMPDGRVRRSQLTQKRLMPTKAEDPQVIEKVMRLFEGGVLYGEIAAKLGLGRNTITKIIRAWHEAQGRAVPDGRGRRKQLTRLSRT; from the coding sequence ATGACCACGAACACCACGCTGATGCTGCTTGTGGTCGGCATGGCGGCGCGGATCAATCGGCCCAAGCGCGGCGCGATCTATGCCCGGCACTCCACCGGCTTTCAGAAGAGCGTGCCCGACCAAGTCCGCGAGTGTCTGGCGTGGGCCCAGGCCAACGGGATCACGGTGGCGGAAGATATGATCTTCCGCGATGAAGGTATCTCGGGTCGATCGGACAAGCGGCCGGGTCTGGAGGCCCTGATCACGGCACTGGAGCAGAACCAGGTCGATGTGGTGATTGTCCTGCAGACCAACCGCCTCTACCGCAAGCTCTACGCGATCCTGCGATTCGTCGCGGAACAGATCGTTGACTGCAAGAAGCGTCTCGTTTTTGTGTCCCAAGCGATCGACACGGACGAGGATGGGGAACGTTGGGAATACCTGCTGCCGGTGCTGGGGCTGATCGATTCGCTGCGATCCAAGATGTCCAAGGCCAACATCCAGTCGGCCCACAAGGGGCTGCATAAAAGTCGGCGGCAGTGGGGCACGCGGACGTTTGGCTACCGGGGGCGGCCTGTCGAGGGCGTGATGACCAACCGCGGTCGCCCGGCCCAGACGTGGGCGATCGATGAGACCGAGTCCCAGTGGGTGCGGCGGATCTACGACTGGTTTGTCCGGCACGAGTTGTCGGTCGAGGAGATCGCGCGACGGCTCAACCGTGAGCTGGCGCCGCTCTCGCCCAAGTGCGTCACCGGGCAGTGGACGCGGCAGGCTGTGATGGGGGTATTGAAAAACCCGCGTTACGTCGGCCGCTGGCCCTACGGCGCGGAAGAAACCATTTGGCAGAACCGGGCCAGCTATGGTCGGCAGGTGGCGCGCGAGATGCCGCTGGACTTGCAGGTGTTTGATGATCTACGTCTGATCGACGATGCGACGTGGGCGGCGGCGCTGCAGCACTGGTACGCGGCGCACGATCAGCCGATGCCGGATGGCCGGGTACGGCGCTCGCAGCTGACGCAGAAGCGGTTGATGCCGACGAAGGCCGAAGATCCACAGGTGATCGAAAAGGTGATGCGGTTGTTCGAAGGGGGTGTGCTCTATGGCGAGATCGCCGCGAAGCTGGGGCTTGGTCGCAACACGATTACGAAGATTATCCGTGCCTGGCACGAGGCGCAGGGGCGTGCCGTGCCCGACGGGCGGGGCCGACGAAAGCAGCTGACCCGACTCTCCAGAACGTAA
- a CDS encoding RidA family protein codes for MSSLFQANPFPQADADRHAIWQMLVKRDFDAFLQRDWSIVADDFQEDEFEGLNAHFRANPDAWRLQFAELSAYRDSWLKQASDFASVQVQGDREAALYTATVLRDIEIQGDRAIAHKKFDGQVPLEGGGAITLCWQTLYRLRRIDGRWKIVGFVGYLPNPMGSAASPGAGAEADRPQKHRPHTARQHVGAGPYSPVLEVDADRLVVISGQGPLNEAGAVVGETIEQQTQVTLTNCQRQLAEAGCTFADVFKVNVYLADLDEWPRFNAVYQDAMPEPRPVRTAVGTALLLAMRVEIEMWAIKRR; via the coding sequence ATGAGTTCGCTGTTTCAGGCCAATCCGTTCCCGCAAGCCGACGCCGACCGGCACGCCATCTGGCAAATGCTCGTCAAGCGGGACTTTGATGCCTTCCTGCAGCGCGACTGGTCGATCGTGGCGGACGACTTTCAGGAAGACGAATTTGAAGGGCTCAACGCCCACTTCCGTGCCAACCCGGATGCGTGGCGGTTGCAGTTCGCCGAGCTGTCGGCGTATCGCGATTCATGGCTGAAGCAGGCCAGCGACTTTGCCAGCGTGCAAGTGCAAGGCGATCGGGAAGCGGCGCTCTACACCGCCACCGTGCTGCGCGACATCGAGATCCAGGGCGACCGCGCTATTGCGCACAAGAAGTTCGACGGCCAGGTGCCGCTGGAAGGCGGCGGCGCGATCACCCTGTGCTGGCAGACGCTGTATCGCCTGCGGCGCATCGACGGCCGGTGGAAGATCGTCGGCTTCGTGGGCTACCTGCCCAACCCGATGGGCAGCGCCGCCAGCCCGGGGGCGGGGGCGGAGGCGGACCGACCGCAAAAGCATCGGCCGCACACGGCCCGCCAGCATGTCGGGGCCGGCCCCTACTCGCCAGTGCTGGAGGTGGACGCCGATCGGCTGGTGGTGATCTCCGGCCAGGGCCCGCTCAATGAGGCAGGCGCGGTGGTGGGTGAGACGATTGAACAGCAGACGCAGGTGACGCTGACCAACTGCCAGCGCCAGCTCGCCGAGGCCGGCTGCACGTTCGCCGACGTGTTCAAGGTCAATGTCTACCTGGCGGATCTGGATGAGTGGCCGCGCTTCAACGCGGTCTACCAGGACGCGATGCCCGAGCCGCGCCCGGTGCGGACGGCGGTGGGCACCGCCCTGCTGCTGGCCATGCGCGTCGAGATCGAGATGTGGGCGATCAAGCGGCGCTGA
- a CDS encoding mandelate racemase/muconate lactonizing enzyme family protein: MSKSNVIRRIIVHEVKVPAKEGAVNHPSVDHPLHKITVAGQATWSVQFDALSKVMLELELDSGIVGLGECYRDHAPATIDNIARSLIGQDILTLNRQQLPIGHCREYDGFECAITDAYAKLHDLRVADLLGGPVRDRVKVGAWTGHRTVDEMGPMAQRFAKQGFDNWKLKCGLDDDVVGWCERVAEASPGMTVTLDPNERWERADEARSRIAKLAEVGNVLCLEDPIPRWMLAEYAELRKLSPIRIVLHVSLPYIVHGQRVSDAVLALQHRAVDGFNFNGGLAGFAQLDRIAAAANLPCWHGSEVDLGILEAMYVHQAAAAVSCTWPSDIFGRMVREHDLLKQPLRIEPPHVYLPEGPGLGVALDEAAVKHYALDRKVYE, encoded by the coding sequence ATGAGCAAGTCGAATGTGATCCGTCGCATCATCGTTCATGAAGTGAAGGTGCCTGCCAAGGAGGGTGCGGTCAATCATCCCAGTGTGGATCATCCGCTGCACAAGATCACCGTCGCCGGCCAGGCGACGTGGTCGGTGCAGTTCGATGCGCTGAGCAAGGTCATGCTTGAGTTGGAACTGGACAGCGGCATCGTCGGCCTGGGCGAGTGCTATCGCGATCATGCACCGGCGACAATCGACAACATCGCCCGCTCGCTGATCGGGCAGGACATCCTGACGCTGAATCGGCAGCAGTTGCCCATCGGGCACTGCCGGGAGTATGACGGCTTTGAGTGTGCGATCACCGATGCCTACGCGAAACTGCACGACCTGCGCGTGGCTGACCTGCTCGGCGGACCGGTGCGGGATCGCGTGAAGGTCGGTGCGTGGACGGGGCATCGCACGGTCGACGAGATGGGGCCGATGGCGCAGCGGTTCGCCAAGCAGGGCTTTGACAACTGGAAGCTCAAGTGCGGGCTGGACGATGATGTGGTCGGCTGGTGCGAGCGGGTGGCTGAGGCGTCGCCGGGCATGACGGTGACACTGGACCCCAACGAGCGGTGGGAGCGAGCGGACGAAGCGCGGTCGCGCATCGCGAAGCTCGCCGAGGTGGGCAACGTGCTTTGTCTGGAAGACCCGATTCCGCGCTGGATGCTGGCGGAGTATGCGGAGCTTCGAAAGTTGAGCCCGATCCGCATCGTGCTGCATGTGTCGCTGCCTTACATCGTGCATGGCCAGCGGGTGTCGGACGCCGTCCTCGCGCTGCAGCATCGCGCGGTGGATGGGTTCAACTTCAACGGCGGGCTGGCGGGCTTTGCGCAACTCGACCGCATCGCGGCGGCGGCGAACCTGCCCTGCTGGCATGGTTCGGAGGTGGACCTGGGCATCCTCGAAGCGATGTACGTGCACCAGGCCGCGGCGGCGGTGAGTTGCACCTGGCCCAGCGATATCTTCGGCCGTATGGTGCGGGAGCATGATTTACTCAAGCAGCCGCTGCGGATCGAGCCGCCGCACGTATATTTGCCCGAGGGGCCGGGGCTGGGCGTGGCGCTGGATGAGGCGGCGGTGAAGCATTACGCATTAGATAGAAAGGTTTACGAATGA
- a CDS encoding SDR family NAD(P)-dependent oxidoreductase, which yields MQLQGKHILITAGAGVGVGAGVVDAVVEAGGRPLVNDVDTNKLQKVRKRHPDAMLLAGDVSEPADVDRLFAEATKAVGQVHGLANNAGVGLTKPVAETTLEEYDRLHAVDSRGVWLMSRAFLQHCRQRNIPGSIVNVSSIMAYGSMTGYGLYAQAKAGVEGLTRGIAVDYGRHGIRCNAIAPGYVHAEQNLELMRSFTDDPQAWVDRYVRNYQALERQIEAIDCGRAAVFLLSEAARMITGQVLRVDGGISSMAADKGLV from the coding sequence ATGCAACTGCAGGGCAAGCACATTCTGATCACGGCCGGCGCGGGCGTGGGCGTGGGGGCGGGCGTGGTAGACGCGGTGGTGGAAGCGGGCGGTCGGCCGCTGGTCAACGACGTGGATACCAACAAGCTCCAGAAGGTCCGCAAGCGGCACCCCGACGCGATGCTGCTGGCGGGTGACGTGAGCGAGCCGGCGGACGTGGATCGCCTGTTCGCCGAGGCTACGAAAGCGGTGGGGCAGGTGCACGGGCTGGCGAACAACGCGGGCGTGGGCTTGACCAAGCCGGTCGCCGAGACGACGCTGGAAGAGTACGATCGGCTGCACGCGGTGGACTCGCGTGGCGTATGGCTGATGAGCCGGGCGTTCTTGCAGCACTGTCGGCAACGCAACATTCCTGGCAGCATCGTCAACGTCTCGTCGATCATGGCCTACGGCAGCATGACCGGCTACGGCCTCTACGCGCAGGCGAAGGCGGGCGTCGAAGGCCTGACCCGCGGCATCGCCGTGGACTACGGCCGACACGGCATCCGCTGCAACGCGATCGCCCCCGGCTATGTGCATGCCGAGCAGAATCTCGAACTGATGCGCAGCTTCACCGACGATCCGCAGGCGTGGGTCGATCGCTACGTGCGCAACTACCAGGCGCTGGAGCGGCAGATCGAAGCGATCGACTGCGGCCGGGCGGCGGTGTTCCTTTTAAGCGAGGCAGCGCGGATGATCACCGGGCAGGTATTGCGGGTGGATGGCGGTATTTCCAGCATGGCCGCAGACAAGGGGCTGGTCTGA
- a CDS encoding enolase C-terminal domain-like protein — protein sequence MDRDAYDALEMIEQPTGRDIETHAFDWSVVAARKPVMVDEGLMTLQSMQVARAQGWSGFALKTCKGHSFALVAAAWAKRHGMQVSLQDLTNPGLSAMHAAIFASRVPTMNGVELNSPQFTPAANAGWLDRYPGLFTIRHGIHQLPAPTTPGLGGEGSAGARTAAPFERNSEKSRSVNP from the coding sequence ATGGATCGCGACGCCTACGACGCTTTGGAGATGATCGAGCAACCCACCGGGCGGGACATTGAAACTCATGCATTTGACTGGTCGGTGGTTGCCGCTCGCAAGCCGGTGATGGTCGATGAGGGGCTGATGACCTTGCAGTCGATGCAAGTGGCTCGAGCGCAAGGGTGGTCCGGCTTTGCACTGAAGACATGCAAGGGTCACAGCTTTGCGCTCGTCGCGGCAGCCTGGGCCAAGCGGCACGGCATGCAGGTGTCGTTGCAGGATCTGACCAATCCTGGGCTGAGCGCGATGCATGCAGCGATCTTTGCCAGTCGCGTGCCGACCATGAATGGCGTAGAACTCAACTCGCCACAGTTCACCCCCGCCGCGAACGCTGGTTGGCTGGATCGTTACCCCGGTCTGTTTACGATTCGTCATGGCATCCACCAGCTTCCAGCACCCACGACGCCCGGCTTGGGCGGAGAAGGTTCGGCCGGAGCCAGAACGGCCGCGCCGTTTGAACGAAACAGCGAGAAAAGCCGTTCTGTCAATCCATGA
- a CDS encoding PEP-CTERM sorting domain-containing protein (PEP-CTERM proteins occur, often in large numbers, in the proteomes of bacteria that also encode an exosortase, a predicted intramembrane cysteine proteinase. The presence of a PEP-CTERM domain at a protein's C-terminus predicts cleavage within the sorting domain, followed by covalent anchoring to some some component of the (usually Gram-negative) cell surface. Many PEP-CTERM proteins exhibit an unusual sequence composition that includes large numbers of potential glycosylation sites. Expression of one such protein has been shown restore the ability of a bacterium to form floc, a type of biofilm.), with the protein MKTFWSCTFSFVFPLWLVVAAPAIAQPIPGDGMRIDAISDDFEDLAWSFNHDTATSANGLWRGSFRGAPDVVEPIASPAGGLSGQSQSLLLRSQDFGKDATPGQDDFVSQSYTNRGVTSPTRADLPSVIARVYLPEVDELNTDWGVFGMRLEAVSNDRVGGVDALGRYYPSIWINYWPQGESNHPTRSQPYLSFRLGDGYAIDVAGPYLAGGGWYTFGLAFDEAGIAHYYASGGVDPLTEADRVFNSTQFATNHTSGVNPGMDSVNYHFFSMGYPATHDWSMAFLIDDVSVFVIPEPGSALLVLGTLAGMLMRRRRR; encoded by the coding sequence ATGAAAACGTTCTGGTCTTGCACCTTCAGCTTTGTGTTCCCACTGTGGCTCGTCGTCGCTGCTCCCGCCATCGCCCAGCCGATTCCCGGCGATGGCATGCGCATCGACGCGATCTCCGACGACTTCGAAGACCTTGCCTGGTCGTTCAATCACGACACCGCCACCTCGGCGAACGGCCTGTGGCGCGGCTCGTTCCGTGGGGCACCGGATGTGGTGGAACCCATCGCTTCGCCGGCTGGCGGCTTGTCCGGTCAGAGCCAGTCGCTGCTGCTGCGTTCGCAGGACTTCGGCAAGGACGCCACGCCCGGCCAGGATGACTTCGTCAGCCAGAGCTACACGAACCGGGGCGTGACGTCGCCCACCCGGGCCGACCTGCCCAGCGTGATTGCCCGCGTATACCTGCCTGAGGTGGATGAGCTGAACACCGACTGGGGCGTGTTCGGGATGCGCCTGGAAGCGGTGTCGAATGATCGCGTCGGTGGCGTCGATGCCCTGGGGCGGTACTACCCGAGCATCTGGATCAACTACTGGCCGCAGGGCGAGTCGAATCATCCGACACGCAGCCAGCCGTACCTGAGCTTCCGCCTGGGTGACGGTTATGCCATCGACGTGGCGGGGCCGTACCTCGCCGGCGGCGGCTGGTACACGTTCGGCCTCGCCTTCGACGAAGCGGGCATCGCCCACTACTACGCCAGCGGCGGCGTGGATCCGCTGACCGAAGCGGACCGGGTGTTCAACTCGACGCAGTTCGCCACGAATCACACCAGCGGCGTGAACCCGGGGATGGACAGCGTGAACTATCACTTTTTCAGCATGGGCTATCCGGCGACCCATGACTGGTCGATGGCCTTTCTGATCGACGACGTGTCGGTGTTCGTGATCCCCGAGCCGGGCTCGGCCTTGCTGGTGCTCGGCACGCTGGCGGGGATGCTGATGCGGCGACGACGGCGGTGA
- a CDS encoding NAD-dependent epimerase/dehydratase family protein, translating into MNVLVIGGAGYVGAIVRPALETVHGCRYLDLRPVPGAEDRTFVGDVNDPAVVREAVQGQDALVYLAMGTNNGDRRTVQDIDAAFNVNVRGLYRTLAAALEAGVRRICVASSLSVYRHCHRSAIDESCAADAWEPYGLSKRVGEFLCQAAAQQCPDATLVALRLILPRNEADWPQYRFDPAKERNVFALGPRDTRELFRKALELDRPGCHIVQASGDITNERLPNHRVRELLGWSPQNH; encoded by the coding sequence ATGAACGTGCTGGTAATTGGTGGGGCGGGTTATGTGGGCGCGATTGTTCGGCCGGCGCTGGAAACGGTGCATGGCTGCCGGTATCTGGACCTGCGGCCGGTGCCGGGTGCTGAGGATCGCACTTTTGTGGGCGACGTCAACGACCCGGCAGTCGTTCGTGAAGCGGTGCAGGGGCAGGACGCCCTGGTTTACCTGGCGATGGGTACCAACAACGGCGATCGACGCACGGTACAAGATATCGACGCGGCTTTTAACGTGAACGTGCGTGGCCTGTACCGCACGCTGGCTGCGGCTTTGGAAGCTGGCGTTCGGCGGATATGCGTGGCCAGTTCGTTGAGTGTATATCGCCACTGTCACCGCTCGGCGATAGACGAAAGCTGTGCCGCCGACGCATGGGAGCCCTACGGCCTGAGCAAGCGAGTCGGTGAATTTCTCTGCCAGGCGGCGGCGCAACAATGCCCCGACGCCACGCTCGTGGCCTTGCGTCTGATCCTGCCGCGCAACGAAGCGGACTGGCCGCAGTATCGCTTTGACCCGGCCAAGGAACGTAACGTCTTCGCCTTGGGGCCACGCGACACACGCGAGCTGTTTCGCAAAGCACTGGAACTCGATCGCCCCGGCTGCCACATCGTGCAGGCCAGCGGCGACATCACCAACGAGCGCCTGCCCAACCACCGTGTGCGTGAACTGCTGGGCTGGTCGCCGCAGAACCACTGA
- a CDS encoding ABC transporter ATP-binding protein, whose amino-acid sequence MPVSAPPPSDGPVLDLRKHSLREIAARLGPILRPHRGRLVVGCTLIAIAGGIFGVMPLFLKYLIDEAIPQRSMQLTLLISGGFVLTHAIRTGIWFIAMQQILLTQEKITFALRNAGFSHLQRLSLRFHHRFPSGFLYQSVFGTAINAVGGAMQTIFKQLSLYIVAMATSLIACLMLSVPMTAIILAGCVGYVVISRWTSPQIYRATRLKNESQNQISDFIVDRLRGTRTIQAMAIEQQVEDEFATRLWPAQLRALDAVKQTFRLSVITNMAGYFVTACIMLAGAYAIFEMDLSLGDLVAFMAYQATFITIVATLTNVWGDITAARAGLDQLLTILNTPSHVEERPHATMPASVHGDLTLENMSFGYEPDQLVLQNLNLTFPRGQSVALVGASGGGKTTLANLLLRFYDPTHGRILLDGNDIRELPLKNYRSLFGVVLQDPYLFNTSIEANLRCARPEASEAEIIEALDRARAWEFVQHLPGKLQYQVGEGGSRLSGGQRQRLAIARCIMLQSRFVILDEPTSALDVESERAVQEAFDSLFADRTTFVIAHRLSTIRHADRILVLQNGQVIQDGHYDQLVAERGVFQRLHAMAAGTA is encoded by the coding sequence ATGCCTGTTTCCGCCCCACCCCCGTCCGACGGCCCGGTGCTGGACCTGCGAAAACACTCGCTCCGCGAAATCGCGGCGCGCCTCGGGCCCATCCTGCGGCCGCACCGCGGGCGGCTGGTGGTCGGCTGCACGCTCATCGCCATTGCCGGCGGCATCTTCGGCGTCATGCCCCTGTTTCTCAAATACCTCATCGACGAAGCCATCCCCCAGCGCAGCATGCAACTGACCTTGCTGATTTCAGGCGGCTTCGTGCTCACCCACGCCATCCGCACGGGCATCTGGTTCATCGCCATGCAGCAGATCCTGCTCACCCAGGAAAAAATCACCTTCGCCCTGCGCAACGCCGGCTTCAGCCACCTCCAGCGCCTCTCCCTGCGCTTCCACCATCGCTTTCCCTCCGGCTTCCTCTACCAGAGCGTGTTCGGCACGGCGATCAACGCTGTGGGCGGGGCGATGCAGACCATCTTCAAGCAGCTATCGCTATACATCGTCGCGATGGCCACCAGCCTCATTGCCTGCCTCATGCTCAGTGTGCCTATGACCGCGATCATCCTCGCGGGCTGCGTGGGCTACGTCGTGATCAGCCGATGGACCTCGCCGCAGATCTACCGGGCGACTCGGCTCAAAAATGAATCACAGAACCAGATCTCCGACTTCATCGTCGACCGCCTGCGCGGTACGCGCACCATTCAGGCCATGGCCATCGAACAGCAAGTCGAAGACGAGTTCGCCACCCGCCTCTGGCCAGCTCAGCTAAGGGCGCTGGACGCGGTGAAGCAGACGTTTCGCCTGAGCGTTATCACCAACATGGCGGGCTACTTCGTCACCGCCTGCATCATGCTCGCGGGTGCCTATGCCATCTTTGAAATGGATCTGAGCCTCGGCGATCTCGTCGCCTTCATGGCCTACCAGGCCACCTTCATCACCATCGTCGCCACGCTCACCAACGTCTGGGGCGACATCACCGCCGCCCGCGCCGGCCTCGACCAGTTGCTGACCATCCTCAACACCCCCAGCCATGTCGAAGAACGGCCCCACGCCACCATGCCCGCCAGCGTCCACGGCGACCTGACACTCGAAAACATGAGCTTCGGCTACGAACCCGATCAACTCGTCCTGCAAAACCTCAACCTCACCTTCCCACGCGGCCAGAGCGTCGCGCTCGTCGGCGCCAGCGGCGGGGGCAAGACCACGCTCGCCAACCTGCTGCTGCGCTTCTACGACCCGACCCACGGCCGCATCCTGCTCGATGGCAACGACATTCGCGAGTTGCCGCTGAAAAACTATCGCAGCCTCTTCGGCGTCGTTCTGCAAGACCCGTACCTCTTTAACACCTCCATTGAAGCCAACCTTCGTTGTGCCCGGCCCGAAGCCAGCGAAGCGGAAATCATCGAAGCCCTCGATCGCGCCCGCGCGTGGGAGTTCGTTCAGCACCTGCCCGGCAAGCTCCAGTACCAGGTCGGCGAAGGCGGCTCGCGCCTCTCCGGCGGCCAGCGCCAGCGCCTCGCCATTGCCCGCTGCATCATGCTGCAAAGCCGTTTCGTCATCCTTGATGAGCCGACCTCCGCACTCGACGTGGAATCCGAGCGAGCGGTGCAGGAAGCGTTCGATTCGCTATTCGCGGATCGCACGACCTTCGTCATCGCCCACCGCCTGAGCACGATCCGCCATGCCGATCGGATTCTCGTCTTGCAGAACGGGCAGGTGATTCAGGACGGCCACTACGATCAGCTCGTCGCGGAACGGGGCGTCTTCCAGCGGCTGCACGCGATGGCCGCTGGTACGGCGTAG
- a CDS encoding LacI family DNA-binding transcriptional regulator: MITLSVIAKRTGLTKTTVSRILNHHDGYPRATRDRVLKTARELGYTPNPLSRALAGARSMSVGVLINSLDPLLAKALQAIERHNADLGCRSYVAVTGHHAPAMDADTVRDLLARRVDGLLVDNDQALPAEARTLLAEAGVPVVYLRTAPRHARLAVRIERRGAIKALVSRLKALGHQRVAYVRAADEAALASYYKPMLAELRQAGMLEWQDERWGLPTVREGADAVISADHVQEVYRMVSQLLQVGDYPTALLFPDDEWALAALAAARDCRVAVPEDLSIVGHDGHPLAALASPALTTFHEPAAEAALLGAQLLQQAIGAEQPLAERAEHTLHAELVSGGTLGRART, encoded by the coding sequence ATGATCACCTTATCCGTCATTGCGAAGCGCACTGGCCTCACCAAGACCACGGTGTCGCGCATCTTGAACCATCATGACGGGTACCCCCGGGCAACGCGTGACCGGGTCCTGAAAACCGCCCGAGAACTCGGCTACACGCCCAATCCTTTGAGCCGGGCGTTGGCCGGGGCGCGGAGCATGTCGGTCGGGGTGCTGATAAACAGTCTCGACCCGTTGCTGGCCAAGGCGTTGCAGGCCATCGAACGGCACAACGCTGACCTGGGCTGTCGCAGCTATGTGGCAGTCACGGGCCATCACGCGCCGGCAATGGATGCGGACACGGTGCGCGACCTGCTGGCCAGACGCGTTGATGGACTGCTGGTGGACAATGACCAGGCGCTGCCTGCCGAGGCGCGGACACTGCTGGCGGAGGCGGGCGTGCCGGTGGTCTACCTGCGGACTGCGCCGCGCCACGCGCGACTGGCTGTGCGGATTGAACGACGTGGCGCTATCAAGGCGCTGGTGTCGCGCCTGAAAGCGTTGGGTCATCAACGGGTGGCTTACGTGCGGGCAGCGGACGAAGCGGCACTGGCCAGCTATTACAAGCCGATGCTGGCTGAGCTTCGTCAGGCGGGTATGCTGGAGTGGCAGGACGAACGCTGGGGCTTGCCGACTGTGCGAGAGGGGGCGGACGCGGTGATCTCGGCGGATCATGTGCAGGAGGTGTATCGAATGGTCAGCCAACTTCTGCAGGTCGGTGATTATCCCACAGCCTTGTTGTTCCCCGACGACGAATGGGCGCTGGCCGCGCTGGCGGCGGCGCGGGACTGCAGGGTCGCCGTGCCGGAAGATCTAAGCATTGTCGGGCACGATGGGCACCCCTTGGCGGCGCTCGCTTCCCCGGCGCTCACGACTTTTCACGAGCCGGCGGCGGAGGCGGCGTTGCTGGGGGCGCAACTGCTTCAGCAGGCGATCGGTGCGGAACAACCGTTAGCGGAGCGAGCCGAGCACACGTTGCATGCAGAACTGGTGTCCGGCGGAACCCTGGGGCGGGCGAGAACATGA